tgactggttttgtggtccaggatcACACATGATGTTAAAAAGGTACACAGAGAATAATGAGCTGATGGACAAGTGAGGCATAAAGCTAAATCAGACTCCCTCCCTGAATGACCCACTAACCTAGAAACTGGGCAGCAAGCAAGAAAAAACTGGCTCTTTTCCCTTGTGCTCGAATATAGGTCAGGAGTGCAACAGGCATCACGAGAGAGACAGAGTCAGAAAGGGAATTAAAGTGTTTGCTAAAAATAGGGAGTTGAGGGATGGATTGAGGATAAATGGATTGAAAAGGgatgagagaggaaaaaaagagaataCAGGGTAAAGTGGTGTTTGGATGATTGCAGACATTTTATTGAATGCTAGCTACACAAACACAGCGGAGCTTTCCAAGacacccaaacaaacaaacaaaaaccccATCAAGGATCAGTGCCAAATTAACTGGGAAAAGAGAAAAACTGAATCAAATGTAaagaattttttaaatattggcACAGTGTTCAGAGTTGATTTTATCAAACATAATATGTAGAAACATACTATCATACTTGTGAATGAATCAACTGAttcagttttttcttttttttttctttcagtgaTTCAGTCAAATCGACTGCTGTATCACTGAACATGGGATTCATGGACTGGATCAATCAGACAACTCACTCTCTCACTGAATCAGCTCAGATTACTCACAGAAATGCCAATCATTATTTCAGACTTAAAAGGAGCAGAGCACTATTACTGTGTTACATGTATTTTTGCAATGCAATAAGTTTAATAACTGGAATAAatggtatttaattttaattattataaatgtaaatgctaCTGTGCCTACATTTAAAATCTTCCATTTAAAATGGAGGGAAAGGAAGACGCTATTAAAAAACAGGTAAGTGGATGAGTAATTTACTGTCAACCACACCCATGAGTCATTAAAAAGAATTTATTTCCTCACATTAGCAACAATGCAACTAATAATTAAAATCTTAACCACTGAGACATCAAAAGCCCAACAATCCTAAAAACTGACATGATATTATTACCATCCTAAAAAACTGACATGATACACCTGTGTGTCTGCTATTCAGAACTGCTATCATGTGATATAAGTATTAATGAAATCATTTCTAATAACTGACTTCACTGAATGACTGCAATTAGCTAAGCTTAAAACTGTAAAGGGCCAATAAAACTCACTTTCACTTGCCCTATATATAGGACAAGGGGTATAGTTGCGCTTTCATCTGGGAAGAAATAGCTTGTCTGGCCCACTGTAGTCTTAACTTGGGCGAGGCCTGGAAACTATAATTCAGCTCAAATGTTTCATGTGTTGCTTTACAGCTGTTTCAGTAATGGAAATAATGGGAGAAGGCGGGGGTGCTGGATTTCATTGTGGCCATGTAATTGACCCTGGGGCAGAATGTAATATTCGGCACGTGGGATGGgagctctttttttttgtctctggATTCCACGCCTGGGTTTATCTCCTCCAGTAGGAGGAGGGCAGGCCTTggacaagaaagaggaggtccAGGCCAACTCTTTCTATAAACACACTCATATCATCCtctattgaaaaaaaataaatgctttgacCAAGTCCATGTGTTTCACCAGTCACATGTGCTCTCTTGCCCCACAAAACTAAACGGTAATTCACCTCTCCCTAGCCACATCGGCACAATAACAAGGCACCTCCTACCTATTTTCCTTTGTCTTTCACTAGAAGAAATCAACCAATTGAATTGCTTAAAGGGGTCAATAATCTTGGTCACAATCAAACGCCGTAAAGCAACAATGACGCTGCACTTAACAAATGGGTTTTTATGTGTAGCAATCTGAAAAATGTATCTGCacaattaaacatttgatatttttGCTAAAACTGTTCCCAATATGCAAGATTTCACTGCCCGGATCTGTAAACTGGCAGAAGCTTTGTTCTTTGTTATGGCAGACGAGGGTGTGCTTTCTCCAGGTTTATGACCTACATTCTGCGCTGGCACACAAAGCAGTTCGTCTGATGTCCCCTGATCCTTTAAAAACcccgtgtttttgttttgcattgttttttcATTCAGACTTTTTATTTCTCTCCATTACGTAACTCTTTACACAGAAAGACTGCGTAATGTTAGAAGAAAAGTTGTCAAGCAGTCTCACATCCACACTGATTTGCTTACTTTTGTTTAACCTAAAAATCAGTGACCCAAAAGCTTAtgatataaaacatatattatgAATACTATTCGAAGCATACACTGGGTGTCATCAGGgcaaaaaaaagtaacttaaaaACATATTACACATGTAAATTGTACCAACAATGAATCAAGGATAATGACCTCAGTAAACCAGTTTACAACCAGTGAACTCTCCTGGAGAAGAGCACTAATGCaaatgttattaataataataataataataattatagccTATATACAAATACCATACTTTAGGTGGTCTACACCATAATTAAGGCACAACACTAAATACAACAGTAGCTAACCACAAAAGTTACTAAATGTCAGAAACAGAAGTGCCACTAAATTCGTATCTTGATGCATATCAATAAAGTAAACAAGTGTTTAGAGCAAGAATTGCATGTTTCCCACTTGTAGTATTTACATGCAACAAAGTTACATTTAGTTGCCAACTGATTTGCTCCCGTCTGTATACCAGGAAAGAGTTAACGGCTCTGACTTCTCTAACGTAAACACCCGCGTTAACCTTTACCGAGCACGGCTACACGTGACAGCGAGAAGTGTGTCCGGGATTTTTCCTCCCAGACCGCCGCATTAACTTCCTAACCCAATTGGATTTAACACGTTGTGAAAGCTTTCATTAGGATGTTACTGACAAACATCATACATTAACTTAATATCAAGACATTTCCAGCGATATAATAatgtttgttggtgttttaaGCAAAGTCTTAAGTGTTAACCAACTATTacaaatttgtttgttttttactatttaaaatgtactcataaAATAGGGCAATATCATTGCTAAACGCAAATAAACAATGGTTCATATGCATAGAGAGCACTTTTGCGCATGGTGAATGAATGTACATGGGATCATACAAATATTTTACGGGCATTAAATGTCTTGTCAACAGTCGCGAGGGGTCCTGGCCTCGCCTTAATATTGCGAACATGCACATTGAGCAACATCCCAATCCGTAATGAGCATGCGTAAACACACTAAACATGCCCTTATCTGTAAGCAAACTAAAGCCATTGCATTACAAACATCATTTTGATTCATTTCAGTCATCAACATTTCACGGCTGAAGCATCAGCCATGCAGTTGaatcagtgtttgtgtgtgcagttAAAAGTAGTATAACAAACGTACCTTTTATGGCTTGTGTGTATCCAAATATCTGGCGCCCGATGATTATTATAAGTCTCTTTGTATCAGGCTCGAATGGAAAGGCGAAGTGATCCACACACACTGCACGCCGTGTGTCCAGTACGCATGGATTCCGCAGCCCGTGTGTTTTTGCCCTGTGTTGTGTTGGCGAGGCGCTCCAGTATCCTGCCGCTAGCTGCTTCTGTTTAGAAATGTATGTTAGTAGGTCAGCGGTTGCATAACAGGACGCTTCGGGTGCCTCGTCACGTTTTGTTTCTCTCTTTTGCCCCCACCTCCCTTCGTCCCTCCCTCCCTCATCCGAAAGCCTGTGGCGACGTGAGCGCATAATATCTGGGAGGGATCAGGCAGTCTGCCAGACCTGCTCCCAGATACAGGACGGTGTGTGATACAACTCGTAATAACATTGACATGAAGAAGACACGTTAAGGTTACGTGCAACTTTTCAGGTCCACTATTGAATATGTTAAAAGGGTAAATTGTACATAACACTCTCATTCACATTTGTAATTGTGATTTCCCCCTCCAGATGTTTTAAAAGTGGTACAAGGGCATTGGGAAGGCATTGACCCAGTTTTCCATAAACAGaactattgattttttttagctACATGTCTAGGTGAATCAGGagtattttgtatattttattaaattaaatattttgtgtCACTGTTTTTAGGACAAGAAAGCACATTTACCCCAAATTATTTCCTTCATGCATGCCGACCTTTTACTTTCACTACTGTATATATAGTAAAACATAAAGGCATTATTTTAATTGGAAATTCtcattattttaatacatagcgataaaacaatatttgtaatgctttttaaatgaaAGCATAAATTCAACAGTACCATGATGTTTACTTTACAgattataacattataataatgaGAATATTAGAAtaagaatctttttttttttttggaatatgATAATGGGAATGGACcttaatgattaaaaaatagtattttattttattttaattatttaatttagttttgtgtgaatatgaactttttttttttttgacagattTTGTGAGAATCTCCtgttttttgtaacattatgataATGGGAATATTAGAacaataaccttttttttttttttttggaatatgaaaatgaaaatggatCTTATTTTGTCCAAAAGTAgcattttgtttagttttgtttgatttggttttattttattttgttgttttattttattttgtttagttttgtttgatttggttttattttatgttgttgtgttgttttattttattttattttgttttgtttgatttggttttgttttgttttgtttgattttattttgtatttgttttattttgttttgtttgatttggtctgattgtttttgttttgtttgattttgttttgtttgatttggttttatttgattttgttgttttgttttgttttattgtgttttgtttgaAGTATGAACTGAACAGTATTTTGGCCAATTTTGTAGGAATCCCGTTTTTTTGATACATGATAATGAGAATATTAGAATGAGAATCTTTCTTTTTGATGGAATATGATAATGAAAATGGACCTTAATGGTCCAAAAgtagcattttgttttgttttgatttgtttggtttgatttttattttgttttgttttgtttgaaataTGACCTGAACATTATTTTGGCCGATTTTGTGAGAATCCCCtgttttttgtaacattatgagAATATTAGAACAAgaatctttctctttttttggtcCAAAAGTCCAAAAgtagcattttgttttgttttgttttgtttgaaataTGACCAGAACATTATTTTGACCGAGAATGGGACTGGCCAGGAAAGTAATAATGATAAATTTCcttttttccccaaaaaatTCTGAATCCACCTCATGTTTCTTGGATTTTGTTTTGTAGataaattatatacagtatatattctTTTTTCCCTGCATTTCTCCTTTTCTCAGTGATGGAAGTCATAGACACAACAGTATTGTGACGATGACCTTGAACTTAGTGGCCCACTGTCCCCTCCCCCATACCTTCCCACCTTCAACCCCCAATCCCACCCTGCCCAGCATCGTCTGAAAGAGGTTTCCATGGCAACCGTCACAGTGCCCGCCTAACGTCAGGCCCATCCTCTCTTTGAATGGCAGAGTGATGAAGATCAGCCAGTCAGGGGTCAGTGGATTAGTGGAACAGGGATGTCACGGAGGGAAATTAACCAGGTAGCAGGAGTATGTGGAAGTAAAGAGGGCTCATAGAAGCTTGAGAAAAGCTTTGTGTCTTGTTTTACAGTTCACCTCTTTAAATAGACTCTTACAGCTATTTATATTCTCTTACATCACCTGAAAGGTCTCAGAGGAGCTCAGTTCTCAGGGGATTGTCGGTATATTTGGTGTCAGATGTTTATTCTTAGTGTGGATGAAGTACAGGGAAATGTCAAGGTGTAATTTGACCTTGAAACAGGTGATATTGCCATACAAATGTTTGTGTGTCATTTAATTAGGTTAATACTGTGCATGTAAGTGCGTATATGTGCTGATTGGACATACAAAATTATTTGCTGACCTCTTGTGGATTGTGCTAgttacaacaacaaatgtgttatGCATTATAGACCTgtaaatatatactgtatatggaaaaaaaaagagagaaataaaattgaattatagacaaatatatttattgcttttgatttgattttaagtaattaaaactattaaaagcaCATCCAGAGTTAGTGGAGATTGTAGTTGTAAAAAAGatttcctttatttttattcaggaAGCCAGGAGATCTTTAATATACCCCATTGATTTTTGTGCATGCTTCATTTTTACATATCATTTTACCCAACAATCTTTTAAGAAACATCTTAAACCTGTACATAATCCACAACATTATTAATTAACAGCACTACTAATTATGAACTTGCTTTCTTACTAACAACATCCAGGGCTTTCCTTATCACTGTTAAATCTTGATGAATACCAAGCAGAGGTGATAGTCCCAGAGTATTGCTTATGTGTACATGTCTGAACCCGTCCATCTGGGTGATTCTGGGAATTTGACTAATTCAGAGATGGTTCTTACAATTGAATGCaagagaatttgatgtttcaaaAGAACATTACTTGAGAAACCACTGCTGGTTGTTAGACAATTAAACATACTCAAAACTAACTCTCTATCTATACATATAAGAggtaaatatgtttaaaaaaaatcttgtttaataataacaaatccACAAGAGAACAGTTCAAATATTTATTCACACAAACatgtaatgtatattttttttgtacaaatacACAAATACTTACAAGACAACAGAAATTTCACCATCAAAATGCATTAACAGTGTAATTCAAATTATAATATCCTTATCTGGACAACTGCAGATAAGTGATctgtatgaaaaaaaacaatgcagtcTTTCAGTGCTGAGTTGCTACTGGTTCATGACGATGACAAACAATTAGGGCCGATTCACACAGGGCAGCGAAACGGGGAAAAAAACGCAAGGTCTcgagatgcattttttttaaagttgaacTGATTTTAAGAACGGCGCTGCAAAGGACACAAGATGTGAGCACAACAGTCAAACACGTCAGTCTAGAgtgtgtttacatagaaaaataaTGGAAAAGTAGCGCAGTAGATTGGAAAaatgttctgtgtgaatggcccctgAATTCCATTATTTGCCTTTTCCAAGATGTTTCCAGTTCCGCTTTAATCAGGGTATATGTTGCAATCACTTCATGAGCCCACAGCAGTCGCAGTATAGATCTGACAAACCACAGGAGAACATTACAGTGTGAAGACTTATCAGGCTCACCACATATCTCATCTCTCAAACTGAAGTAGTGTTGGCACATAATAGAGGGATGACGTTACGACAGAGGATGTTATGCTTTGCTTTACATTTACAGTGACAGACAGCTCTTTGTATGCAGACAATGTTGTACAGCCTGAGGTGTTTTTGAGCAAGATCACAGTGTTTGACGAATTGAGAACTGAGGTGAGGTGTTGTAGCTGACGTGTCCCGATGCCACTGGAATGCTCTTGCACGGTCCTGAATGAAAGTTGAAGgaaggagtaaaaaaaaaaaaaagtcattatccaccttatttttaacgTAAGAGCGTCCATTTGGAACTTGAATGTGCGAGGCTTCCGGTGTCATCCGCTTCCAGTTCTTTTAGTTCTACAAAAAACAGTGTGTTATGCTTTTTCttaaatattgtgtaaaaaaCATAGAAGCTAATGAATCAGAAATCTCGCACATTCACGGAAAATTGCTTCTGAGTTGCAAAATAAGGTGGAAATGCAAGGTCCGTTTGGTTATGACTGAGTGTGAAGAGGTAGTGATGAACATGCTGCTTTCTTTCAATTCATGATCTATGGACGTTCATGAGTTTgactgtgaatatttcaatgtTCCAGTTTGCTCAAACCTTTACAATGTCTTAATTAGTTTTGGTGAGCAACTGCTCGGAAAAGAGCTTTTTGAGCTGGGCCACCTCCTCGCTGAGAGAGCTGAGCTGAGATTTGAGCATGCTGTTCTCGGCCTGGTATTGCGATTCGTTTGGGTTCAAGTTGTGGCTGTAATTTctgtgctgctgctgctgcggcGGCGTGACTTTTCGGGTGTCTTCTCCCTCCTGCTGGGTCCAGTAACCTGCTCCTTCACTTAAAATGCTGTGACCTCTAGCGCCCCCTGTGGGCAGCACGGGACTGTGGCGATCTCCAGGATTGTCGCAATCGCCGCCGCCCGGACACTTGAACCTCAGCTTGTGCGGAAGGCTCTTCATACCATCCATCGGCTCCATCCGGCTGGATGACATGGTGACGTGTCCCATTGCTAAAACATCATTTGGAGAATGATGGGACTCATAGCCAAGCTCATCTGCTTGATGCGGGGATAACTTTCCATGGTCGCTCAGTCTGTCCTCAAAGAAGACGGGACTACCGACACTGGACCCACCAGGCGTGGAGAAACCCGAATCTTCTGACATACTGCTTGTATCTCTGATACTTCGCCCAGATTGTGGCCCACTTTGAGCAGGGGACTGATTTGACAACATTGGACCAGCATGGTGAGCGCCGTCCCCACGTGGAAGGTAGTAATGTGGCGCTGAAGGTTGTGGGACACATGTCCCTGTGGTGAGCGGAAGTATGGAAGCGTTCGATGGATCTTTAATGAGGCCGAAGCGGAATTTCAGTGCGAGCAGTTCCGCTCGTAACCTGGCGTTCTCCTCGAGCAACGCCAGCACGCGGTTTTCCAGCACCATGTCATTGACGCGCCGTTTCTCGCGAGAACGTTTCGCTGCCTCATTGTTTTTCTTGCGCTTGTCCCAGTAGCCCTCATCCTTCTTCTCATGAGGAATGAACTCCCGCTTACGTCTCACAGTGCTTGCGCTGGCTGGGGCGACATCTTCACGTTTAAGTGCTGATGTTCGTCCCAGAAGCGAGCGTGCAAGCAAACTGCTTGACGTCAGGATGGACACAGCTTCATCAGTGAAAGACATTGTGCTGCTGGGAGCAGCCACATTTAACCCCAGCAACCCTGTGGTGGTGGAGGGTTCAACAGCCTTCAAAACTCCAACATTCTGCTCTCTCATCTCCTGAGATGGCTCTTCAAACATCTTGAAGTTATTTAATTCTTCTTGATTGTAATGTTAAAAGTTGTGGTTGGTCTCTGTTGTGTCTGGTTTTCAGGTCAATTTCAGATGTTATTGACTCAACAGTGGCTCCACCTGGTGGCagaaaaaacacaagaacagTTACGTAAGATCAGTTACAACACAATGTTATGTAACTTCATTACCTCCCAGTGGCAAAGCACAGTACGTTCGTACTACACCACATAATATCAGGTTAACAACT
The window above is part of the Chanodichthys erythropterus isolate Z2021 chromosome 3, ASM2448905v1, whole genome shotgun sequence genome. Proteins encoded here:
- the nfil3-6 gene encoding nuclear factor, interleukin 3 regulated, member 6, with product MFEEPSQEMREQNVGVLKAVEPSTTTGLLGLNVAAPSSTMSFTDEAVSILTSSSLLARSLLGRTSALKREDVAPASASTVRRKREFIPHEKKDEGYWDKRKKNNEAAKRSREKRRVNDMVLENRVLALLEENARLRAELLALKFRFGLIKDPSNASILPLTTGTCVPQPSAPHYYLPRGDGAHHAGPMLSNQSPAQSGPQSGRSIRDTSSMSEDSGFSTPGGSSVGSPVFFEDRLSDHGKLSPHQADELGYESHHSPNDVLAMGHVTMSSSRMEPMDGMKSLPHKLRFKCPGGGDCDNPGDRHSPVLPTGGARGHSILSEGAGYWTQQEGEDTRKVTPPQQQQHRNYSHNLNPNESQYQAENSMLKSQLSSLSEEVAQLKKLFSEQLLTKTN